From the genome of Winogradskyella forsetii, one region includes:
- a CDS encoding molybdopterin molybdotransferase MoeA, producing MISVKTALAIISEFPDTYLFEEVSLNEALNLVLSEDVFSPINMPPFRQSAMDGYAFKYSDKDKYSIVGESKAGDSNNYVLKEGEAVRIFTGALVPDNADTVIMQEHVERVGDKIHIQKMPSQCANIRKTGEQIKTMDIALKRDTKLNEAAIGFLACLGITTVTVYKIPKVGILVTGSELQKPGSELEQGKIYESNSIMLEAALQKIGIKDIEIIRVKDDYDATKTSIEKVLNTKDLLLVSGGISVGDYDFVKEALLENEVEELFYKINQKPGKPLWFGRKKNTYVFALPGNPASALTCFYIYALPLLRKMSGYKNNQLKRVIANSKTTIKNPSGKTLFLKAKLEGDSVEVLQGQSSAMLYTYALSNALICVDSETAEVKINDEVECIKLEL from the coding sequence ATGATTTCAGTCAAAACAGCATTAGCTATAATTTCGGAATTTCCAGATACATACCTTTTCGAAGAGGTAAGTCTTAACGAGGCGCTTAATTTGGTGTTGTCTGAAGATGTGTTTTCGCCTATAAACATGCCGCCATTTAGGCAATCTGCAATGGATGGTTATGCGTTTAAATATTCAGACAAAGACAAGTATTCCATTGTTGGAGAATCTAAAGCTGGAGACTCAAATAATTATGTCTTAAAAGAAGGCGAAGCCGTCAGGATTTTTACTGGAGCTTTAGTGCCAGACAACGCGGACACCGTCATTATGCAAGAGCACGTTGAGCGGGTAGGCGACAAGATTCATATTCAAAAAATGCCATCACAATGTGCTAACATCCGTAAAACGGGCGAGCAGATAAAAACAATGGACATCGCATTAAAAAGGGACACCAAACTAAACGAAGCAGCAATTGGTTTTTTGGCGTGCTTAGGCATTACAACAGTTACAGTTTATAAAATACCAAAAGTGGGCATATTGGTTACAGGTAGTGAATTACAAAAACCGGGATCTGAGTTAGAACAAGGAAAAATATACGAAAGCAATTCCATAATGCTTGAAGCGGCATTACAAAAAATAGGTATAAAAGACATTGAAATCATTCGTGTAAAAGATGATTATGATGCAACGAAAACGAGTATAGAAAAAGTGTTGAATACAAAAGATTTATTATTGGTTTCTGGCGGAATTTCTGTCGGAGATTACGATTTTGTAAAAGAAGCCTTATTGGAAAATGAAGTCGAAGAATTGTTCTACAAAATCAATCAAAAACCTGGTAAACCCTTGTGGTTTGGAAGAAAGAAAAACACTTATGTGTTTGCATTACCTGGAAATCCAGCCTCTGCTTTGACATGCTTTTATATTTATGCACTTCCACTATTGAGAAAAATGTCAGGTTATAAAAACAATCAATTAAAAAGGGTAATAGCGAATAGTAAAACGACTATAAAAAATCCATCGGGAAAAACACTTTTTTTAAAAGCTAAATTAGAAGGAGATTCTGTTGAAGTTCTTCAGGGACAAAGTTCAGCAATGTTATACACCTATGCGTTGAGCAATGCCTTAATATGTGTGGATTCTGAAACAGCTGAAGTTAAAATAAACGATGAAGTTGAATGTATAAAACTAGAGCTGTAA
- a CDS encoding tetratricopeptide repeat protein: MTSKSTLFFIFLVFCIGVMNAQKEVECNTKLSFFHEDVKAKKYNEAYEPWLYVKNNCPDLNIAIYIDGEKILNHKIDTSEGKEKQRFIEDLIVLWQERQHYFTSRTPKGEYEAKACQLKYDYKDELGKTQDDLYNCFNAAFKTDSKTFTHPKSLYSYFSVMVNLFDEGKKTDAELFNTYDNINEKIESEIQNYSEKLNGLIEKLESGQSLTNKEDNLKTVCESYLENYALIQQNINAKLDIRAVCENLIPLYTKDFETYKNDAVWLKRSVSRMYHKECTEDPLYEKLVKQYDEISPSADTKIFVATLLIKNGKTAEANQYLEEAYQLETDAFKKSNLAIRIGVILKNQKQYSKARNYFNKALNLNPSNGKPHLSIGEMYNDSAKDCGNDNFYKRAVYWLAAKEVKKASRLDPTLQKKVNEYVANYEAKAPTKQEVFLRDMAGKTIEIGCWINSSIVVPKF, from the coding sequence ATGACAAGTAAATCAACCCTCTTTTTTATCTTTTTGGTATTCTGTATTGGAGTCATGAATGCTCAAAAAGAAGTCGAATGCAATACGAAGCTATCATTTTTTCATGAAGATGTAAAAGCAAAAAAATATAATGAGGCTTATGAACCGTGGTTATATGTGAAAAACAATTGTCCGGACTTGAATATAGCCATTTATATAGATGGTGAAAAAATACTCAATCATAAAATTGATACTTCTGAAGGAAAAGAAAAGCAACGGTTTATTGAAGATTTGATTGTTTTGTGGCAAGAGCGACAACATTATTTTACGAGCAGAACACCAAAGGGAGAGTATGAGGCTAAGGCTTGTCAGTTAAAATACGACTATAAAGATGAACTCGGAAAAACCCAGGATGACTTATATAATTGTTTTAATGCTGCTTTTAAAACGGATTCGAAAACCTTCACGCATCCAAAAAGTCTTTATTCTTATTTTTCAGTAATGGTAAACCTTTTTGATGAAGGAAAAAAAACGGATGCAGAATTATTTAACACGTATGACAATATTAATGAGAAAATTGAAAGTGAAATCCAAAACTACTCAGAAAAACTTAATGGTTTAATTGAAAAACTGGAAAGTGGCCAATCACTTACTAATAAAGAGGACAACCTAAAAACAGTCTGTGAAAGTTATCTTGAAAACTACGCGCTCATTCAACAGAATATCAATGCTAAGCTAGATATTAGAGCGGTCTGCGAAAACTTAATCCCACTTTATACGAAGGACTTCGAGACCTATAAAAACGATGCGGTTTGGTTGAAACGAAGTGTTAGCAGAATGTACCATAAGGAATGTACTGAGGATCCACTTTATGAAAAGCTTGTAAAACAATATGATGAAATTTCACCTTCTGCAGATACAAAAATTTTTGTTGCCACACTCTTAATAAAAAATGGTAAAACTGCTGAAGCTAATCAATATCTGGAAGAAGCTTATCAACTAGAAACGGATGCCTTTAAAAAATCAAATTTGGCAATTAGAATAGGTGTTATTCTTAAAAACCAAAAACAATATAGTAAGGCCAGAAATTACTTCAATAAGGCTTTAAATTTAAATCCATCTAATGGAAAACCACATTTATCGATTGGCGAAATGTATAATGATAGTGCCAAAGATTGTGGTAATGATAATTTTTATAAAAGAGCCGTTTATTGGTTGGCAGCAAAAGAAGTAAAAAAGGCGTCTAGGTTAGACCCTACATTACAAAAGAAGGTCAATGAATACGTGGCCAATTACGAAGCTAAGGCTCCCACAAAGCAAGAAGTGTTTCTTCGCGATATGGCTGGGAAGACGATTGAGATTGGTTGCTGGATTAATTCGTCAATTGTAGTTCCTAAGTTTTAA
- a CDS encoding ribose-phosphate pyrophosphokinase: protein MPYETKEAKFFACTQSTDLAEQITEAYGVKLGNVITSTYSDGEFQPSYEESIRGTRVFIIGSTHPGPKNLMEMLLMIDAAKRASARHITAVMPYFGWARQDRKDKPRVPIAAKLVAKMLEAAGATRIITMDLHADQIQGFFERPVDHLFASTIFLPYLKSLNLDNLTIASPDMGGSKRAYAYSKALQSDVVICYKQRAKANVISHMELIGDVTGKNVVLVDDMVDTAGTLTKAADLMMERGALSVRAICTHPILSGSAYEKLENSKLEELIVTNSIPLKQESKKLKVLSCANLFAEVMHHVHHNESISNKFIM, encoded by the coding sequence ATGCCATACGAAACCAAAGAAGCCAAATTTTTTGCATGTACACAAAGCACAGACCTTGCCGAACAAATAACTGAAGCCTATGGCGTTAAACTCGGAAATGTTATTACATCAACTTATAGTGATGGTGAATTTCAGCCATCTTACGAAGAATCGATAAGAGGCACTCGGGTTTTTATCATAGGATCTACACATCCAGGTCCTAAAAATTTGATGGAAATGCTTTTAATGATAGATGCAGCCAAACGTGCTTCTGCAAGGCACATCACAGCGGTTATGCCTTATTTTGGTTGGGCAAGACAAGATAGAAAGGATAAACCTAGAGTACCAATTGCTGCAAAATTAGTGGCCAAAATGTTAGAAGCTGCTGGTGCAACACGTATTATAACTATGGATTTACATGCTGATCAAATTCAAGGCTTCTTTGAAAGACCTGTAGATCATTTGTTCGCTTCAACCATATTTTTACCATATTTAAAAAGTTTAAACTTAGATAACCTCACTATAGCATCTCCAGATATGGGAGGTTCTAAACGCGCCTATGCCTACTCAAAAGCCTTACAAAGTGACGTCGTTATTTGTTATAAACAACGTGCAAAAGCTAATGTCATTTCCCACATGGAATTGATTGGAGACGTTACTGGTAAAAACGTAGTTTTGGTTGATGATATGGTTGATACGGCGGGTACATTAACAAAAGCCGCAGATTTAATGATGGAACGTGGCGCACTGAGTGTTAGAGCTATTTGTACCCACCCCATTTTATCTGGTTCTGCCTATGAAAAATTAGAAAATTCTAAACTTGAAGAATTAATTGTAACCAATTCTATTCCGTTAAAGCAAGAAAGCAAAAAATTAAAAGTTTTAAGTTGTGCAAATTTATTCGCCGAAGTCATGCATCATGTACACCATAACGAGTCTATTAGCAACAAATTTATAATGTAA
- a CDS encoding 50S ribosomal protein L25/general stress protein Ctc, protein MKSITIDGSQRESVGKKSTKALRNAGQVPCVLYGGEAKPVHFTSPELAFSKLVYTPNAHTVVINLDNGDSFNAVMQDIQFHPVTDRIMHVDFYEIYENKTITMEIPVKTIGSSKGVMNGGNLRMPYRKLRVKAIPSKLPDFIEIDITPLKIGDKVYISELKNEDYSLIHPDNTVVCQVRRSRLAIVDTDDEDEEEGVEGEEGTEAGDVPATETDDVAAVKE, encoded by the coding sequence ATGAAATCAATTACAATCGACGGATCTCAAAGAGAAAGCGTGGGCAAAAAGTCAACTAAAGCCTTACGTAATGCTGGTCAGGTTCCTTGCGTATTATACGGAGGAGAGGCTAAGCCAGTACATTTTACTTCGCCAGAGCTAGCGTTTTCAAAACTCGTGTACACACCAAATGCGCATACAGTTGTGATTAACCTAGATAATGGTGACAGTTTTAATGCAGTAATGCAGGACATTCAGTTTCATCCTGTAACAGACAGAATTATGCACGTAGATTTTTATGAAATCTATGAGAACAAAACTATTACCATGGAAATTCCTGTAAAAACCATAGGATCTTCCAAAGGTGTAATGAATGGTGGTAACCTAAGAATGCCTTACCGTAAACTTAGAGTAAAAGCTATCCCTTCTAAATTACCGGATTTTATAGAAATCGATATTACGCCGTTGAAAATTGGAGATAAAGTCTATATTTCTGAATTGAAAAATGAAGATTATAGCTTAATCCACCCTGATAATACGGTTGTTTGTCAAGTAAGACGTAGTAGATTAGCTATTGTTGATACAGACGACGAAGATGAAGAAGAAGGAGTTGAAGGAGAAGAAGGAACTGAAGCAGGAGATGTGCCAGCAACTGAAACTGATGATGTTGCAGCAGTAAAAGAATAG
- the pth gene encoding aminoacyl-tRNA hydrolase, whose protein sequence is MCNFLKKWFGFNDKAELTEEDKMKKFLIVGLGNIGEKYANTRHNIGFKILDYLAESNDLTFETVKLGDVTTLKIKGRTLILLKPSTYMNLSGKAIKYWLEKEKISLENLLVVTDDLNLPFGSLRLKTKGSDGGHNGLKDAQDKLQTVKYNRFRFGISDEFSKGRQVDYVLGEWNEEENAKLKERLKISAELIKSFALAGVNTTMNQFNGK, encoded by the coding sequence ATGTGTAATTTTTTAAAAAAATGGTTCGGTTTTAATGATAAGGCAGAACTCACAGAAGAAGACAAAATGAAAAAATTCTTAATCGTTGGCTTAGGAAACATAGGCGAGAAATATGCCAATACCAGACATAATATCGGTTTTAAAATTCTCGATTATTTAGCCGAATCTAATGACCTAACCTTTGAAACCGTAAAACTTGGGGATGTTACTACATTGAAAATAAAAGGGAGAACACTTATACTCTTAAAGCCAAGTACCTACATGAACCTCAGCGGAAAAGCCATAAAATATTGGTTGGAAAAAGAAAAAATATCTTTAGAAAACCTATTAGTGGTGACCGATGACTTAAATCTTCCATTCGGATCACTTCGGCTTAAAACTAAAGGAAGCGATGGAGGCCATAACGGCTTAAAAGATGCACAAGATAAATTACAAACCGTAAAATACAACCGTTTCAGATTTGGTATTAGCGATGAATTCAGTAAAGGAAGACAGGTGGATTATGTTTTGGGTGAATGGAATGAAGAAGAAAACGCTAAACTCAAGGAACGCCTAAAAATTTCAGCAGAACTTATAAAATCATTCGCATTAGCTGGCGTAAATACAACCATGAATCAATTTAACGGCAAATGA
- a CDS encoding reprolysin-like metallopeptidase — protein MKTKLHFVLALSIFLSVFSVTAQQSYWQKTDKNDLNGNGNKTTLNQKFYQTYHLDINAFRAQLANAPLRSASVLSSDSKISLPNIDGKLEQFMVVETSVLSQELAQAHPNIKTYLGFSTENPGTRARFSVTSQGLQGMVTNPDRQVNFLVPLSKSDSSTYIVYSRAARTEKLKDFECLTEDMVFENDGVEYAQRDANDQVLRTFRIAISTTAEYTNFWDDGNAVNGNAQADALAQVVSTLNRVNEVFEVDMAVTFSLVTGTEIIYTDASSDPYTGNFNSQLQSTLTSTIGEANYDIGHLFHFDNNNGNAGCIGCVCEDGSKGSGFSAHEFTDNNGGPYMTDFFDIDYVPHEIGHQMGANHTYSHFSEGTGVNMEPGSGTTIMGYAGITNSNVQNYSDPYFHYASITQILNNLESNTCWVGSTITNNPPVADAGLDYTIPLGTAFVLKGNATDTDGGDLLTYTWEQIDDGTTNTGNFGPDKTTGAVWRSRPPSTTPDRYMPIIERVISGQLTETNPVVTVDNSSWETVSNVGRPLNFALTVRDRSEANGVGQTPQSDFDFMTVLVEDAAGPFMVTSQTTNEIWDAGSNQTITWDVANTDGGAVNTPTVNIMLSTDGGYTYPFVVATEVPNDGSHNITVPIIGGDSATVRVKVEGHNNIFYAINPINFSIQESEFVLNVADSDLNVCAPDDAVFSFTYNTFLGFSDETTFSALGLPAGATATFSPSTATTDDTSVTVTVDGIGSLTNGNYPFTLVGTSGALAKTADVEFTVYDTSFSTLNLLTPTDGSDDTPADAAVFTWEADPNATSYEIDIATNAAFTDIVAGSVVDSPTFTVTTLDVTTLYFWRVRSNNDCGSGIYYQSSFTTANISCASYDSSDTPLNIPDNNSIGVNSIINVSTAAIITDINVTVNVSHNWIADVALKLIAPNGTEILLSAENGGNGDDFINTVFDDAATTSITAGTAPFTGTFQPEGDLSVLNNGILSSGDWTLNASDDFRFVTGTLDSWSIEICGVQQPDDDNDGIPNDSDNCPMTANFDQADLDGDGIGDVCDDDIDGDTILNDSDNCPLNANTDQADANGNGIGDVCDFECSMTSATDTPITITNVGNITYTSTLTIKDDGEVSDVNVLINIPHSYTDDLVMSLTSPSGTVVELSNNNGGSGNNYTNTIFDGEAATSITFGSAPFTGSFLPEDDISVLYGEVATGDWILTVVDVANNDGGSIDEFTLELCVLPTLSVNEVDNTTDFNVYPNPNNGTFNISMRHPQSNKIDITVYDINGRRIFEEQYDSAQILEQQINLNQVQSGMYLVEVEDGLHTVIKKIVVN, from the coding sequence ATGAAAACAAAGCTACATTTTGTTTTGGCATTATCCATATTTTTATCTGTATTTTCGGTAACGGCTCAACAGAGTTACTGGCAGAAAACTGATAAAAATGATTTGAATGGTAATGGAAACAAAACCACTCTTAATCAAAAATTCTATCAAACTTATCATTTAGATATTAATGCTTTTAGAGCCCAGCTTGCTAATGCCCCTTTACGTTCTGCGTCAGTTTTATCTTCTGATTCTAAAATTTCGCTTCCAAATATCGATGGAAAATTAGAACAATTTATGGTGGTTGAAACCTCGGTTTTATCTCAAGAATTGGCGCAAGCGCATCCCAATATAAAAACGTATTTAGGCTTTAGTACCGAAAATCCTGGTACAAGAGCACGCTTTAGTGTTACATCTCAAGGCTTACAGGGTATGGTTACTAATCCAGATAGACAAGTGAACTTTTTAGTGCCATTGAGTAAATCAGATTCATCAACCTATATAGTTTATAGTAGAGCGGCACGAACCGAAAAATTGAAAGATTTTGAATGTTTAACGGAAGATATGGTTTTTGAAAACGATGGTGTTGAATATGCACAAAGAGATGCCAATGACCAAGTATTGAGAACGTTTAGAATAGCGATTTCTACCACAGCGGAATACACCAATTTTTGGGATGATGGCAATGCAGTAAACGGGAATGCTCAAGCAGATGCCTTAGCTCAGGTGGTTTCCACTTTAAACCGGGTTAATGAAGTATTTGAGGTAGATATGGCCGTAACTTTTAGTTTGGTAACAGGTACAGAAATTATATATACAGATGCCAGTTCAGATCCTTATACAGGGAACTTTAATTCTCAATTGCAATCAACACTAACAAGCACTATTGGAGAGGCCAATTACGATATAGGCCATTTATTTCATTTTGATAATAACAATGGGAATGCTGGTTGTATTGGCTGTGTTTGTGAAGATGGATCAAAGGGAAGCGGATTTTCCGCACATGAATTTACAGATAATAATGGTGGACCTTATATGACCGATTTCTTCGATATTGATTATGTACCACATGAAATAGGCCATCAAATGGGAGCCAACCATACTTATTCTCATTTTTCTGAAGGTACTGGAGTAAATATGGAACCAGGAAGTGGCACAACTATAATGGGATATGCAGGCATAACCAATAGTAATGTACAAAATTATTCTGATCCTTATTTTCATTATGCGAGTATTACTCAAATTTTAAATAATTTAGAAAGTAATACCTGTTGGGTGGGTTCTACCATAACAAATAATCCTCCTGTTGCAGATGCCGGTTTAGACTATACAATTCCTTTAGGGACGGCTTTTGTGTTAAAAGGAAATGCTACGGATACGGATGGAGGTGACCTACTAACTTATACTTGGGAGCAAATAGATGATGGCACGACTAATACTGGAAATTTTGGGCCCGATAAAACTACTGGAGCTGTTTGGAGATCCAGACCGCCAAGTACGACTCCAGATCGATATATGCCCATTATTGAACGGGTTATATCTGGTCAATTAACAGAAACCAATCCTGTTGTAACGGTAGATAATTCATCTTGGGAAACGGTTTCAAATGTTGGGAGACCTTTAAATTTTGCGTTGACTGTTAGAGACAGAAGTGAAGCAAACGGCGTAGGGCAAACACCGCAAAGTGATTTTGATTTTATGACGGTCTTGGTTGAAGATGCCGCTGGCCCTTTTATGGTAACCTCTCAGACGACAAACGAAATTTGGGATGCTGGCTCTAACCAAACCATAACTTGGGATGTGGCCAATACAGATGGAGGTGCTGTTAATACACCAACCGTTAACATTATGCTTTCTACAGATGGTGGCTATACTTATCCTTTTGTTGTTGCAACTGAAGTACCTAATGATGGATCTCATAATATCACCGTCCCAATTATAGGAGGTGATTCTGCTACGGTTAGAGTTAAGGTAGAAGGCCATAACAATATTTTTTATGCTATAAATCCTATAAACTTTAGTATACAGGAATCAGAATTTGTACTCAATGTTGCCGATAGTGATTTAAATGTTTGTGCTCCAGATGATGCGGTATTTTCTTTTACGTACAATACCTTTTTAGGGTTCAGTGATGAAACTACTTTTAGTGCCTTAGGTTTGCCAGCCGGTGCAACGGCAACATTCTCACCTTCTACAGCGACTACAGATGATACTTCGGTAACGGTTACTGTTGATGGTATAGGAAGCTTAACTAATGGAAACTATCCATTTACTTTGGTTGGTACTTCTGGTGCTTTAGCTAAAACAGCTGATGTAGAATTTACTGTATATGATACTAGTTTTTCAACATTAAATTTATTAACACCTACAGATGGATCTGACGATACGCCTGCAGATGCCGCTGTTTTTACTTGGGAAGCTGATCCTAATGCAACGTCTTATGAAATTGATATTGCGACTAATGCAGCTTTCACTGATATTGTTGCAGGATCCGTGGTTGATAGTCCTACATTTACAGTTACCACTTTAGATGTTACCACATTGTATTTTTGGAGAGTGAGAAGCAATAATGATTGTGGTTCTGGTATTTATTATCAATCGAGCTTTACAACGGCAAATATTTCTTGTGCGTCTTATGATTCTTCAGATACACCACTTAATATTCCAGATAATAATAGTATTGGCGTAAATTCAATTATAAATGTGTCAACAGCAGCAATAATAACCGACATTAACGTTACTGTAAATGTTTCCCACAATTGGATAGCGGATGTCGCTTTAAAATTAATTGCACCAAACGGCACTGAAATTTTACTATCTGCCGAAAATGGCGGAAATGGAGATGATTTTATTAACACAGTATTTGATGACGCTGCGACTACATCAATAACTGCAGGTACAGCACCTTTTACAGGTACTTTTCAACCCGAAGGAGATTTGTCAGTTTTAAATAATGGCATCTTATCCAGTGGCGATTGGACGTTAAATGCATCTGACGACTTTCGGTTTGTTACAGGCACTTTAGACAGCTGGTCCATTGAAATATGCGGTGTTCAGCAACCTGATGACGATAATGATGGCATTCCCAATGATTCAGATAATTGTCCGATGACAGCAAATTTTGATCAGGCAGATTTAGATGGAGACGGTATTGGTGATGTCTGTGACGATGATATTGATGGTGATACTATTTTAAACGATAGCGATAATTGTCCTTTAAATGCGAATACAGATCAAGCTGATGCCAATGGAAATGGGATAGGAGATGTTTGTGATTTTGAATGTAGCATGACTTCAGCAACAGATACACCCATTACTATAACTAATGTTGGAAACATTACATACACCTCGACACTAACAATTAAGGATGATGGTGAGGTTTCTGATGTAAACGTCTTAATAAATATTCCTCATAGTTATACAGACGATTTGGTTATGTCATTAACTAGTCCGAGTGGAACGGTTGTAGAATTATCAAATAATAATGGAGGTAGTGGAAATAACTATACAAATACTATATTTGATGGCGAAGCTGCTACATCAATTACTTTTGGTTCCGCCCCATTTACTGGTAGTTTTTTGCCAGAAGATGATATTTCAGTTTTGTATGGAGAAGTTGCCACAGGAGATTGGATTTTAACAGTAGTCGATGTTGCAAACAATGACGGTGGCTCAATTGATGAGTTCACTTTAGAATTATGTGTATTACCTACATTATCTGTGAATGAGGTTGATAATACTACGGATTTCAATGTTTATCCGAATCCAAATAATGGAACCTTTAATATCTCAATGCGTCATCCGCAATCAAATAAAATTGATATTACGGTTTATGATATCAATGGAAGACGAATTTTTGAAGAACAGTATGATTCTGCGCAAATATTAGAACAACAAATAAATCTGAACCAGGTTCAATCTGGTATGTATTTAGTAGAAGTCGAAGATGGACTTCATACTGTAATTAAAAAAATTGTTGTGAACTAA
- a CDS encoding bifunctional riboflavin kinase/FAD synthetase — MTSNSAKVTTIGTFDGVHIGHQKILRQVVQLAEAKGYVPAVLTLFPHPRMVLQKDDSIKLLNTIEERVELLKNLGIREVIVKTFTKEFANLSAKDYVKQILVDELNTKQIVIGYDHHFGKNRSANITDLKAFAKLYDFKVEEISAQDIADVTVSSTKIRTALDQGEVDKANSFLGYNFFITGTVIKGKGLGRTIDFPTANINITATYKLIPSDGVYVVKCEIEDNTVYGMMNIGTNPTVNGKSRSIEVHFFNFHKDIYNSELKIEFLKRLRSEEKFENIDALKMQLKKDMENAKVFINASND, encoded by the coding sequence TTGACTTCAAATTCAGCAAAAGTAACAACGATAGGCACCTTTGATGGCGTTCATATCGGACATCAAAAAATTTTGAGACAAGTGGTGCAACTTGCAGAAGCCAAAGGTTATGTTCCCGCGGTGTTAACACTGTTTCCACATCCAAGGATGGTGCTTCAAAAAGATGACTCCATAAAGTTGTTAAATACAATTGAAGAACGTGTAGAATTGCTAAAAAATCTTGGAATTAGAGAAGTTATAGTCAAAACATTTACCAAGGAATTCGCCAATCTTTCAGCAAAAGATTACGTAAAACAGATTTTGGTAGATGAATTAAACACCAAACAGATTGTCATTGGTTACGACCATCATTTTGGAAAAAATCGAAGCGCCAACATTACAGACCTTAAAGCTTTTGCCAAGCTTTATGATTTTAAAGTCGAAGAAATCTCGGCACAAGACATAGCGGACGTTACTGTAAGTTCTACTAAAATCAGAACTGCTTTAGACCAAGGCGAAGTGGATAAGGCAAATTCATTCTTAGGTTATAATTTTTTCATAACCGGTACAGTAATTAAAGGTAAAGGTTTGGGAAGAACTATCGATTTTCCAACGGCCAATATAAATATCACAGCAACCTATAAACTTATTCCAAGTGATGGTGTTTATGTTGTAAAATGTGAAATTGAAGACAACACAGTTTACGGAATGATGAATATTGGTACCAACCCTACGGTTAATGGAAAATCACGCTCTATTGAAGTTCATTTTTTCAACTTTCATAAAGACATTTATAATTCAGAATTAAAAATCGAATTCCTTAAACGCTTAAGAAGCGAAGAAAAGTTCGAAAATATTGATGCTTTAAAAATGCAGCTTAAAAAGGATATGGAAAACGCTAAGGTTTTTATAAACGCTTCAAATGACTAA